The following DNA comes from Pseudodesulfovibrio alkaliphilus.
TTGATGGCGGAGTCGCCAATGCGACTTGTGAGATAGGCTTGGGCTTGAAAGAAAAGTGGAAGTCCTGAGCCGTCATCAAGGTCTTCCGGCACAATATCGCGTTTCACAAGTTCCTTCATTAGCGTCTTGCAGATACTTGTTACGAGTGTTGCACGGCGTTCATATTCAATTGTTGTCGATACCTCGAAAAGATACGCATCGAGCTGACCTGCTATTGCACAAGATTGGAAGACATGGTGGATCCACTTCCAGTAAGGGGCGTAGTCGTGGTCCATGACTATGGCGAGTGCCATCACCGCATGTTGAAAATTACCAATCGCAATTTCTGAGGCGATGGGGTCCTTCCGCTTGGCTAGCCTCCAGCAGAAATTGTATTCTCCATAGTGGGCGACATCATAGCAAAGCTGCGCCATACGGAGAAACCAGATATCCTCTGGATAGTTACGGAGCTTTGCCTGTATATCTCCCAGTATTCCCTTGGGGTCATAAAAGACTGCGCCGTGGCGGATGTAGTGGAGATGCGATTCAAGATTCGCCAGCGCGTTCCTGCAGCAGACCCAATCATCCAAAGACTCAGGCAGTCTGTGGTTGGTAAAAAAACTGCCAAAGTATTCACAGGCGGTATGCACTTGTATGGATGGCGTAAACTGAAAACGGTTTCGAACACCACTCCACTCGGCTGGGGCTGCGTTTCTCATTTCGGATTGCAGGGATTCGTTTGATATGCCGTCCTCATCGACGCGGAACACGTCAAAACGAGGCCCCCAACCATGATCGCGGGATAATGCGTCATCCGCGCAGAGAACGTCCGAACCGCTGAAGAGACCGACGCCGATGTTGCTGAGCAGGTCGGCATACCGGGAAGCAAGCCAGGAACGACCCCATTCAGTCCAGTACTCTCTCGCGATATCCAGACCTTTTCCTGGTGCTGGGATGGTCATATGAGCCTTTGGATCTGACATGAATCTTCACCTGTCTGCCCACGGGGCAATCAATTGTTCTCAGAGGTCACAGTGGGGTCACATCAGGGGCAGCACCCCATGGTCCTGCCCAGCTTCGCTCCACCTCTTGAAGTGCCCCCCGGTTTCTGGCGAGAAAGGATTCAATGAGCCACTTGCGCTCGATTCAGGCGATGATTGTTACCAGACAAAGGCTTGCCTGAAAAGCCGGGCTGCCTGGACAGCATGCCTTGTTGGTTTTGCACGCAGGAAACTGATAACCCAGAGGAGTTATCTGGTTCAGCCCTATAAAAATCCGAGTGCCCGGCAAGAATAAAAGGCAAGACAGCCGCATACTGACAATACGCGAGGTTTGCCTTTTTTGAAGCAACGAAACGCTAGGACCTTTGCCAACGACCTGAGCCCCGGAATATTTGATTCCGGGGCTGTTCCCATGGTCCGGCCGCAGCCTTTCCGCAAGTCCGAATCAGTATTCGGCCGAGTCCAGTTCCACGCCCAGCCGCTCCCATTGGGTTTTGGCCGCAGCCTCGGCCCGAGCCACCATGTCCTGCTCCCATGGTTCCAGGATCAAGGTCTCGGCCACCAACTGCCAAAGGTATTTCACTTCGTATTTGTAGTCCGTGTAGTACTTGGGAATGCGCTTCATGATCTGGTCCCGGCAGTTGGAGCAGCCGACCACGACCACATCCGCGCCGCTGCGCTTGATCTGGTCGTACTTGTGTCGGCCATGCCAGGCGGACTCGTCCTCAAAGGGCATGGGCCACATGCCCCCACCTCCGCCGCAGCAATAGTTGAGGCCCCGACCCGGCGACATCTCGACAAAGTCGTCCACGCACTGCCTCACAATCCAGCGAGGCTCGTCGTAATACCCCTTGCCGAAGTGGCGGGCCAACTCGCGACCATGCTTACAGGAGTCGTGCCAAGTGAACCGTTTGCCCGCATTGACCGACTTATCGAGCTTGATACGGCCCTCGCGAATGACCTGCATCAGGTAGTCGTAGAGGTAGATGAATCCAACCTCGTTGTTGGGGTCCTCCAGCACACAGGTGTCCATCCCCTTGCGGCAGCCATAGGACCCACCGCCGCAGTCGGGCATGATCATGCGCTCGATATTGTACTGCTTCATATAGTCGATCTTACGCTTGGCCAGTTTTTTGTTGCCCTCGTAATTGCCGGTGAAAAGGGCCCAGTCCACAGCCTCCCATCCTTCGGAGGGCACGGTCCAGTCCTCCCGGGCCGCGTAGAAAACCCGCCACCACCAGAACTGGTCCTCGAAGTCGCCGTAAACTTCCTTGGAATTGGGAAAAAACAGAACCTTGGCGTCCTGCTTATCCACCGGAACAAAGAAGCCGGGACACTCCTCGGCCATCTCCACGCCCAACTCGGCCATGCCCAAGAGATACTCCTCCCTGGAGATGGCGAGATTGTTGCCGGTCTCAAGATTATTCGCCATGCCCTTATGCAATGATCCTGGCACTTTGTCGCGTTCGCGCAGACTCTTCATGTGGGCCATGACCGCCGGGATGTCGATACCCATGGGGCAGGAATAGGCGCATCGTCCGCAGCCAGTGCACAGCCACGGAAAGTTGGAGCCCACAACCTCGTCCACCATCCCGTAGGCGAGCATGCGCATGACCTTGCGCGTGTCCCACCCCTCCATGCCGGGTGTGCCTGTGACCGGACAGCCGTTTGAGCACGTCCCGCAGATCATGCAGGCACTGAAGTCGAATCGGTTCAAAAAGTCGCGCACCGCGGCGTCCATCGGCTTGGGTATGACCATATCCATGATCCGCTCCTTGTGATGCGCCGCCTCCCCTGCCCCGTCGGAGCAGGGGGAGCGGCGGGCAGGCTATGCAGTGGCCTCGGTATGCACGACCTGTCCGGCCTGGTCGTACATAAGGCCGCAGCGCAGGTCGAAGTGACGGTTGACGCTCATGGTCGGGCATGCTCCGTTGAGAGCCACCTGGACCACAGTGGAACCCAAAAACGCCTTTTCCGGGTCCATCTCCTTGGAGTGGTGGGCCATGATTATCAGATCGGCCCGCTTTTGCTGCGCCATGCGCAAGATTTCCATGGGCGGCTGGCCGTGGCAGACCCCGAAGGAACAATCGGAAACGCCGTCCAGACGCGGCCCGTATTCGTTGACAAGACGGGCCTCCACATCCCCCGCGCTCACGCCGGGCTCGACCACGTGCATGACCGTCAGGTTCGCCTTATATTGGCGGGCCATCTGGCCCCCATAGTTCACGGCGCACTCGGCCTGGTCCGAAAAGTCCGTGGCCACAAGGATATTCCCAAACAACGGGTCCTTGCAGGCCATGTCCTTGTGTACGATCATGACCGGGCAGCGCGCCTTCTGACTGACGCGCTCAAGAGTGCTGCCCGCCATGCCCCACATCTTGGAGCGCTTCTCTTCATATTCCTTGGTGTGCGGCCCCATGACGATGAGGTCGGTATTCTTCTTGCGGGCCAAACGCAGTATCTCGGCATGGGGGATGCCCGGAATGACGTTGATCTGGTACTGCGCGATGCCACTGAGGATGTCGCCGTACATCTCCTGAATCTGCCCCTTGATCCGCTCGGTTTCGCCCGAGGGCTCAAGGTGCTCCATGGAACCCCACCCCTGGGCCATTCCCGCCACGTGGGCCAGGTAAAGCTTTGCCTCGAACTTCTTGGCGAACTCAGCTGCCGCAATGACCGCGCACTTGTCCACGCCAGAAGGCGTGACACCGACGATGATGTCCTTAAACATGATTCCCTCCCTTGTTGAGGTTGTTCATCTTTCCAGTCCGTGCCTGGTCCGGTATGCTCTGTTCTGCCCCGGCCGCCCGGCCCGGCTCGGCGCCTTCGGCCTGGAGCGTGACGCTCCAGGCCCGGGTTTCAATGCCGCGCCTGGCTCCAGCGTTCAGTGTCAGGTTCTTGCCAAGCTGCACCTCCGACTCGCCAAGCCCCATGGCAAGCCCCATGATCTGCGTCAGATAGAGCACCGGAATCCGGCGGCCTCCTGCCTTGACCGCGTCTCCCTGGTAGGCTTCGAGATTCATCTGGCACAGCGGGCATACCGTGACCACGGCGTCGGCACCGGCGGCCTGGTCGAGAATGGCGGCCACGGAGCGTAGCGCCACATCGCGATGGCCGACCATGAGCGAAGCGCCGCAGCAACGGTTGCCGCACTCCCATTCATGCACCTCGCCGCCCATGGCCCGGATGATCGGCTCCATGGACGTCGGTCTGCCCGGCGAGTCGAACACGGCATAGGGCCTGAGAATCTGACAACCGTAATAGGGGGCCAACTTCATGCCCTCCAGGCTGCGGGTCACCTTCTGGGCCATGATCCCCGCGCCCACGTCGTTGAGGAGCACATCCAGCAGATGGCGCACCGGCACACCGCCCCGGTAGGTCAGGCCGGATGCGGCCAGCACTTCGTTGACTTGGCCGTGCAGATGTCTCTCGCCCACCACCTCGCGGTTGACCTTGAGCAGGTTGAGATAGCAGGCGCTGCACGGGGCGAGAATGTCCATGCCCGGCAGCGCATCCTGGGCGATGGCCAAGTTGCGGGCGGGCAAGGCATAGTTCATCAGCTTGCTCACCGGCTCGGCCGCACTCGCTCCGCAGCAAGTCCAGTCAGGAATCTCGACCAGCTCCGCGCCCAGCCGGACCATGACCGCCCGGACCGAAACATCGAACTCGCGTGCGCTTTCCATGAGCGAGCAACCTGGGTAATATGCGTACTTCATGATCCCGCCTCCATCTGTCTGGCCTTGGCAAACATGGGGCCGAGCCTTCCTCGCTGGGCGCGGCTTGGCAGATGCAGCTTGCCCTTGCCGAGCATCCTGAGCCCAAGCGGCAGAAACGCCATTGGCAATCTCGGGTCCATACGCCGTAGAAAGTACCCCTGCATCATGCTTGCCTCCTGGAGCCGCCCGTTGGCCTCCACATCGCTCATGAACGCCTCGTAGAATGCTCCGTTGCGTCTTGCCTGCCTCGCCCCGTCGAGCCGGGCCAACCGCTTGAGCGCCCCCATGGCCGATGTCAGCCTGAGGCCCCGCGGGCAACGCAGGGTGCACATGTAGCACGACGAGCAGAGCCAAAATGTCCGACTCTTGAGGATATCATCGATCATGCCGAACTGGACCATCCGCCACATGCGGCGCGGGGTAACGTCCATGGCGTACCAGTTGGGGCAGGAGGCGGTGCAGGTGCCGCACTGCATGCACGCCCCCACCATGTCCCGCAGCTCGGTCAGCGCGATACGGGTTTCATCTCCTTCCGGGCTCCATGTCCTTGTGATCGTTTCGCTCATGGCTCACCATCCTTGGCTATGCCGGTTCTTCCAGGGCTGCGTCGATAACCGCCATCATCGGCCCGTCGTGGAAGCCCCGGAGTATGGTCGCGCTGTTGGGGCACACGGCCGCGCATGCCCCGCACCCCTGACAGAGCAGTTCGTCCACGGCTATGCGCCCGGCGTCCATGTCCAGAGAACGAGCGCCATAGGGACAGGCAGTCACGCACGCCTGGCACAGGGAACAAAGGGAGTGGCGCACCTGGGCCACCACGGTTTCCCGGGTGATTCTCTCGGCGTTGAGAATGCGCAGGGCGCGCTGTCCCGCCGCCTTGGCCGAGGCAATGGTCTCGTCCATGCGCCGGGGAGAATGGGCCACGCCGCACATGTAGATGCCCTGCTTGAGAAAATCCACGGGACGCCACTTGAAATCGGCCTCGCGGTAGAATCCGTCTCCATCCACCTCGACGCCGAATATTTCGAGCAACTCCTCCACGTCGTTGGGTTCCAGGCCGCTTGACAGGGAGACCATATCCGGCCGAAAACGGACCTCGGCCCCCAGCACAGGGTCGCGTCCCGTGACCACTGGCCCGTCTTCCTCGAATGTCACGGCGGGCCTGGATTCGTCATCGTAGCGAATGAAGATGGCCCCGACCTTGCGCGCCTGCGTGTAATAGGTCTCAAGAAATCCCTGGGCCATGATGTCGCGGTAAAAGACGTAGACAGGCAGGTCAGGGTTGCGCTGCTTGAGGGTGAGGACATTCTTGAGCATTTCCGGGCAACAGACCCGGCTGCAATATTTCCTGTCGTCGTCCGGGGCGCGCCAGCACTGGATCATGACAACGGAGCCCAGAGCCCCGGCGTCGATGGCGCCTGTGGCCAGCCCTTCCTCCAGTCCCAAATGGGTCATGACCGACTTGTGGACGCACAGGCCGCTTTCATAGACCTTGGCCTCGTGGCCGCCGGTAGCCAGGACGGTCACTCCGTGCTCCAGGGGAAACACCCCCTGTGGGCTGGCAATGGCCGATCGGAACCTGCCGGCGCTGCCGCGCGAAAGCACCACTCGCGAATCCTTGAAAACCTTGATGTTCGGATGCTTCTGCACCTGTCCGATCAACTCCTCCATGAATTTTCGCGGGTCCGAGCCGTCGAGCTGGGTGTGCAGACGCATGGCCAGGCCCCCGAGTTCCTCTTCGGATTCCACGAGACAGACGCCATACCCCTGATCCGCAATGGTCATGGACGCAGTCATCCCGGCCAGTCCGCCGCCGACCACCAGCGCAGAGCGTGCCACATCCACCATGACTGACGGGGGTACCGGGTCCGCCCCCTGGAGCCTGGCCACGGCAGTGGCCAGGGCCGCATAGATATCCTTTTCTGCCTTGACCTTCCGGGCCTGGGCTTCTGTATCGTCTGTCAGGTCAAGCCCGAAGGTGGGTGTATAGATGTCCACCACATCCATGAGGGCGGGATTGAGCCCGATGGTCCGTCCGAGTTCCTTGAGGCGGGGAATATAGGCATAAGGCATGCAGGCTCCGATCAACACCCGGTTGGGTCCGAATTCGGACACGCCCTCCCTGATCTCGTTCCAGCCCGCTTCGGTACAGGCGCTCCGCACGGGCATGACCCGGCATACGGAGTGGACATCGGCCATCCGCGCACTCAGCGCCTCCAGGTCCACCGCCTGCCCGAGGGTGGGGCAGGAGGCGCACACGGCCACAAAGGTCCGGGGCGGCTCCCTGGAGACGTCCGGATAAGACGGCTCCGGCTCGCCGCCGATACCGGCCAGCACATCGTAGACCTTGATGATCCGCGATGCAGCCGAGGCAGCGGCGCCAGCCTGAATGACCGACTCCGAAATGTCCCTTGGCTCGCCGAAGGCCCCGGCTGAAAACACGCCGACGCGGCTGGTCCGCTCCGGGGCGTAGGGCTGGGTCTGGACAAACCCCCACTCGTTGAGGTCGATATCCGTGGTCAGGGCGAACCTCTCCATGCCGTGCGGCGGGCGGGCCCCGGCGGCCAGAACCACCATGTCGTAGTGTTCTGCCACCAACTCGCCCTCGTCGGTCATGAATTCAATCTTCAGCCCGCCGTCTCCGTTATCGGGCACCACCGAATGGGGCCTGCTGCGCACGAAACGAACGCCCTCCTCGGTCTCGGCGCGGTTGCGGTACCGCTGGTATCCCTTGCCTGTGGTCCGCATATCCATGTAGAAAATGGTGGTCTCCAGGTCGCCGTCTGCGGCCTGTCTGGCCAGAACGGCCTCCTTGATGGAGAACATGCAGCACACCGCCGAACAGAAGTCCGCCCCCTTTTGCACGTCGCGGGAGCCCACGCACTGTATCCATGCTATACTGCGCACAGGGGCGTTATCGCCCGGCCTGAGCAGCCTGCCTCCGGTGGGGCCGGTGTGGCTCATCAGCCGCTCGAACTCCACTGCGGTCAGCACGCCAGGATGGTCGTAACACCACACGTCCTGCCCTCCTTCCGGGTCCATGGACGGGGTGTAGCACTCGAATCCGCCGGCCAGAACCACGGCACCGACCTCAAGCTCCTCCACCGTGTCCGACATGATGCGCATGTAGAGCTTGTCGAGCCAGGGGACGAAACGCTTGGCGAAGAGGGGCTTGATCAAATATTCCCGGGCACCCTGCATGACCAGGTCTGCCCCTTGTTCCTCTTGTCCCGGATCAACCATAATCACCACGGGCATATCCGGCCGCAGCTCGTGACAGCGGGCAAGCAGGCGATCGGCGGCCATGTCGGCGAGATTCGTACCTGCCAGCACCAACCCTGTGCCCATGTCCGCGGCGAGCATGTCCAAGGCATCGCTGCCCGAAGCGGCGAAACGCAGGGAGAAGTTCTCCTCGCCCAGGCTCTGGCTGACCACGGCCGCTGTTTCCTGGTCGCCATCCACCACCAGGATGTTGAAATCCTTGCGCTCTTCGAACTTGAAGTCAATGGCCCCGGTGGGGCACGCCTCATGGCATTTCCAGCAGCGCTGACAGTTTTCGAGATCAACCACGTAGTGATTGGGGATGGCGTGGGGTACCGGCAGGTGTACGGCAGCCCGCATGGTCAGCCCGGCGTTATATTCGCTGGGGACGCGAACGGGACAGACCTCTGAACAAAGACCGCAGCTGACGCACTTAGCCGGATCGATCAACGGGGACTTGCGGTTCAAAGAGACGAAGAACTTGCCCGGTTCGCCCTCCAGGGAGGTCAGCTCGGTGGAAAGCATGATGTCGATGTTGTCGTGAAAAAGTCCCTTGCGCAGACAGAACTGGCTCGATGAGTCGCGAGCCATGAGCGGCAGCATCTTGCACATGCCGCAGTGGTCCGAGGGAAACTGGTGGTCCAGCTGACTTAAGATGCCACCGTGATTGGGCCGCCTGTCGATGAGGGCCACCTTGTGGCCGGTGACGGCGAGGTCCAGGGCGGCCCTGATGCCTCCGATACCGGCCCCGACCACCAATGCGCCATATTGCTTTCTCATACTGTCCTCCCAATAATCATGCTCCGGCCTGGACCGGAGAGCGGCCCCGGAATCAGGCCATGTGCGACACCGCCTCCTGGAACTCGTCCTCCTTGAACACCGAAAGCGGCGGCGGCTCCTGAAGGCTGCGCCCCGGTTCGTAGCCAAAGCTCTCCTGAGTCCGCGCCGCGACGGTTCGGAACAGTTCCATGACCGGGATGTCGTTAGGGCAGGCGTTGGAACACTGCCCGCAGCCCACGCAGGCCATGCTCATGTGCGCCATGCGGGTGAGATGGAAAAAGATGGTGTCCGTGGGCAGCTTGAGGCTGCCCTTACGCTTGGCCCACTCCACATACTGCCAGGGCTTGTGCTCGAAAACGTCGGTGTTGAAGACGCATTCCTTGCAATAGCAAACCGGACAGGCCACCCGACAGTTGTAACAGTTGACGCAGCCGCTGAGGTACTCGGAAAGATCGGTCAGGGTTCCCGTCACCGCCTTGGTCCTCTCGATCATGGCGTCGCGATAGGCGGTTCTGGCCTCCACCAGGGAGGCCAGAGCCGTGTCGCGCCCGTTGGAAGACTGGATCTCCTGCAACCCCAGAGCACTGAGCAGGGCCTCTCCCCGAGCGCTGTCGGCCATGGCAGGAATACTCTCGCGCAGATCAGCCCCGGCCACGCCCACAACGATGTCCGCATTGGTCGGCGAGGGGTGCTCGCAGGCCATGCAGGCGGTGGCGATCCCAACCCCGTCGGCAGCCGCGTCCGCCCCGGCCAGGCCATGGAAGCCGAGAGTGGCCTCAAGCGGGTCCCGATCGCCCAGGAACAGCCTGTAGTTGGCGTTGTCGTATGCCCCCAGACAGTCCATGCCGATCAGAACGACATTGTCGAAGCTGCCTTGGTTGAGCTTGACCAACTCGACAAAAGCCCGGATCTCACAGGGGCGCATGACCGCCGCGATGCGCTCGCCTGCCTGGCCCCGCGTCAGGCGCGACAGGAGTTTGGCGCTGCTCATTGGAAAGGCCGGAGCAAGCGGGTCCGCGCCCAAGAGTTGCTCCGGATCGGTCACCAGGGTGGGCATGGGCATGCCCCTGCCGAAATGATGGACAGGCACCAGGACGCCGCCGACGGCCCCGTCGGCCATTAGCCCCTTCAGAAACCCCTGCAGGGCCAGGATCGGATTGTTCCCTTCCACCCGTATCTTTGCTGTGGTCGCCATGACGTCCCCCTCCTGCCAGTTAGACCACGGCCATGGAACGCGCTTCCATGGGACCGAGTTCCCTGATCTCGTTGATGAAATGGTTCACCGTGGCCGCAAATTCGTTGCCCTCGCTGGCTCCCACCCAGGTCAGCTTGACCCGGCCCTTGTCAATGCCGAACTGAGGCAGGATTTCGTTTAAGAGCTTGATTCTGCGCCGGGCCTTGTAGTTGCCGTTAATATAGTGACAGTCACCGGGATGGCAGCCGCTGACCAGCACGCCGTCCGCGCCGGAGAGCAGGGATTTGACAATGTACTTGGGGTCCACCATGCCGGTGCACATCATCCGTACCAGCCGCAGGTTGGGCTGCTGAAGCATGCGCGAGGTTCCGGCAAGGTCTGCCGCGGTGTAGGTGCACCAGTTGCAGACAAAGGCCAGAATGGTCGGCTCGAACTCGGTGTGCATGACTGCCTCCTAAGCGTGTTCGCCCGTTTGGGCGTGAGGTTGCATCGCATGTTCCGCCCCAGCGTGAGCCGGAGTGGCGGCGGGCATCATGCCCAGCAGCCCGTCGATCTCGTCGAAGAGCTGGTTTTCCGTAAAATGTTTGATCTGGGCCGCTCCGCTCGGGCAGTATCCGGCGCAGCTGCCGCACCCTTTGCACATGGCCTCGTTGATGACCGACACCTGACGGCGCTCGTCGAACTCAATGGCCGAGTAGGCGCACAGGTCAATGCACACCTTGCAGCCGATGCAGATGTCCGGGTTGATCCACGAGGTGGTCGGAGAGATGGAAACCTTGCCCCTGGCTGCCAGAGCCAGGGCCTGAGCCGCCCCGCCCGAGGCATGGGATACCGCGTCCGGGATGTCCTTTGGCCCCTGGCAGGCCCCGGCCAGAAACACGCCGTCCGTGGCCGTGGAGACCGGCCCGAGCTTGGGATGCTCCTCAAGGAAGAATCCATCCTGTCCCTGGGCCACTCCGAAGACGCGGGCCACCTCGGCCATGTCCGCCCGGGGCTCCATGGCTGTGCAAAGCACCACCATGTCCACCGGCACACGCACATTCATGCCGAGCAAGGTATCCTCGCCGACCACCACCAGTCTGCCGTTCTCCTGCACTATCTCGGCGGGACGGCCACGGATGAAGGTGACTCCCTCCTCCTGGACCCTCTTGTAGAACTCCTCGTACCCCTTCCCGAAGCAGCGCATGTCTATGTAGAAGTTGTAGACTTTCGCATGGTGGCCCACCTTGTCCTTGATCAGGTGGTCGTACTTGAGGGCGTACATGCAGCAGGTGCGCGAACAGTATTCGTGATAGTTCCTGTCGCGACTCCCCACGCAGTGGATGATGGCCACGCTCTCTGGGGATTCCCCGTTCTTCATGACGATCCTGCCGCCCGTGGGCCCCACGGCGTTGTTCAGCCGTTCGAACTGCAACGCGGTGTAGACCTCGTCAAAACGGCCGAACCCGTATTCGGTCATGGGCGTCGGATCCATGGCGTCATACCCCGTGGCCAGGACAATGCTGCCCACATGAAAAACCTCCCGGCTCTCCCGCATGGCGTAGTCTATGGCCCCGGTGGGACATACCTGCTGGCACAAACCGCACTTGTCTTTGGTGATCTTGCGACAGATGGCGCCGTCGATGACAGGAGTGTTGGGCACGGCCTGAGGCGAGTTGCGGTAGATGGCCTTGCGCATGCCAAGCCCCTCGTTGAATTCGTTGGGCGCCTTGGTCGGGCACTTTTCCAGGCACGCCCCGCAGCCTGTGCAGATGTCCGCGTTGATGTAACGCGGCCGATGCAGGACTGTGACCGTGTAGTTGCCCACAAACCCGGATACGTCCACCACCTCGCTCCAGGTCATCAGGTTGATGTTTGGCTCCTGGGAGACGGCCACCATCTTGGGGGTCGAGATGCAGGCCGCGCAGTCGAGGGTTGGAAATGTCTTGTCGAACTGGGCCATGTGCCCGCCGATGGAGGGCGATTTTTCCACCAGATGCACCCGGTGGCCGGACTTGGCGATATCGAGGGCGGCCTGGATGCCCGCAATGCCCGCACCCACGACCATGACGTCGGGCAACACGTCCACCTCACGCGAGAACAGCTCCTGGTGCCTGCCCACCCGCTCCACGGCGGCTTCCACGATGTGCTTTGCCTTGGCCGTGGCCTCTGCCGGGTCTGCGGTGATCCACGAGCAGTGCTCGCGGATGCAGGCGTGCTGCATCAGATAAGGGTTGAGCCCTCCCCTGGCGCATGCTTTCTGAAACGTCTTCTCGTGCAGACGGGGCGAACAGGACGCCACCACCACCCGGTTCAGACCGTGTTCGCCGATGTCCCTGATGATCATCTCCTGACCGGGATCGGAACACATGAACTGATAATCGCGAGATACCGCCACGTTCCTGATCCGCCCCGCATACTCGGCGACATCGGCGCAATCGACCTTGCCCGCAATGTTCGAGCCGCAATGACACACGTACACGCCGATCTTCTCAGCCATGGCCCGCCCCTCCTCGCATGGTCAGCGAATGGTTTTGCCGTTGTTCAACTCCAGGGTCAGCTCGCCCACAAGCCGCTTGAGTTTTTCATTCTCCGCGGCCAAGTCGGCCTCGGACTGGGGACCGGGCTGCCTTTCAAAGACTTGGTGGCAGTTTTCAAGAAAATGTCCCCGCCACTTGTAGTACTGCCCGGGACGAAGATCGTGCGCCCGGCAAAGGTCATTGACGCATCCTCCGGTAAGCCCCTCCAGCACGATCCTCGCCTTTGTCTTGGAATCCCATTTGCGCTTCATCCGCCATACCTCCTTGCCAATATCCCCTGCGTCCCGTGTTTCCGGTCTCCACCAAGGAGAGCAAGGGAGTGCCCCATCATGCAGGCGGCCGTGCTTCCAAAGATCCAAGCCATGCCAACCTCCCAAGGTCAAAGGGCAAATCGCACAGCACTGTTCCGTCTGCCAGCGCATCCGAGGTGTCTCATACTCTCAAGAACAAGTTGTGTGCCGAAACGGACATCTGCAGGAATATTCGGTGAATGCCAGAGAGAGTCGAGCCCCTGGGCTGATTTTCGGTTGGCAAATTCAGGCGGTTTTGTCTTGTTTTGCTGGACGAATATCGTTCGGCAAGAAAGCCGATCCTGAACAAGAGAGTCCGGGACGCACAAGAACGCGTAAAATGAAGACGATGAGACGGCACGGACTCTCTTCGCCCCATGGCTTCGGGATGGCGGCTCAAGTCGCACCGGACAGGACAAATGCTCGCGCCGCTGACACCTTTTTCTTTTTTTTTCCCATGAATCCGGCAGCTAGGCGCATTGAACAAGAACGCACAATTGTGATATGCTCTGTGCGGAAATACCCTGGGGGGGGAATGTCCGAGACAGACATCCTGATCATTGACGGCGACGTCGGCTACACCGCCAAACTGTGCGAAGATCTCGCCAGACATGGCGTGTCCGCCGTCTGTTGCAACTCCCTTGCCCGGGCCATGGGAATGTTGCACACCGGAAACTATCGGGTGGTCCTGCTCGGCGACGACCTTCCAGACAAGGGGATAGACGCCCTGGCGGCCATTCGCGAAATCCCGTCCTTTCCCGAAGTCATCCTCGTCTCACGCAACAGGGACCCGGACGTGGCGGAACGATGTATTCGCGAAGGCGCTTGGGACTATCTGCTCAAGCCGCCCAACATCCAGCGCTTGTTTGTGCTTGTCG
Coding sequences within:
- a CDS encoding 4Fe-4S dicluster domain-containing protein produces the protein MATTAKIRVEGNNPILALQGFLKGLMADGAVGGVLVPVHHFGRGMPMPTLVTDPEQLLGADPLAPAFPMSSAKLLSRLTRGQAGERIAAVMRPCEIRAFVELVKLNQGSFDNVVLIGMDCLGAYDNANYRLFLGDRDPLEATLGFHGLAGADAAADGVGIATACMACEHPSPTNADIVVGVAGADLRESIPAMADSARGEALLSALGLQEIQSSNGRDTALASLVEARTAYRDAMIERTKAVTGTLTDLSEYLSGCVNCYNCRVACPVCYCKECVFNTDVFEHKPWQYVEWAKRKGSLKLPTDTIFFHLTRMAHMSMACVGCGQCSNACPNDIPVMELFRTVAARTQESFGYEPGRSLQEPPPLSVFKEDEFQEAVSHMA
- a CDS encoding hydrogenase iron-sulfur subunit; the protein is MHTEFEPTILAFVCNWCTYTAADLAGTSRMLQQPNLRLVRMMCTGMVDPKYIVKSLLSGADGVLVSGCHPGDCHYINGNYKARRRIKLLNEILPQFGIDKGRVKLTWVGASEGNEFAATVNHFINEIRELGPMEARSMAVV
- a CDS encoding 4Fe-4S binding protein yields the protein MRKQYGALVVGAGIGGIRAALDLAVTGHKVALIDRRPNHGGILSQLDHQFPSDHCGMCKMLPLMARDSSSQFCLRKGLFHDNIDIMLSTELTSLEGEPGKFFVSLNRKSPLIDPAKCVSCGLCSEVCPVRVPSEYNAGLTMRAAVHLPVPHAIPNHYVVDLENCQRCWKCHEACPTGAIDFKFEERKDFNILVVDGDQETAAVVSQSLGEENFSLRFAASGSDALDMLAADMGTGLVLAGTNLADMAADRLLARCHELRPDMPVVIMVDPGQEEQGADLVMQGAREYLIKPLFAKRFVPWLDKLYMRIMSDTVEELEVGAVVLAGGFECYTPSMDPEGGQDVWCYDHPGVLTAVEFERLMSHTGPTGGRLLRPGDNAPVRSIAWIQCVGSRDVQKGADFCSAVCCMFSIKEAVLARQAADGDLETTIFYMDMRTTGKGYQRYRNRAETEEGVRFVRSRPHSVVPDNGDGGLKIEFMTDEGELVAEHYDMVVLAAGARPPHGMERFALTTDIDLNEWGFVQTQPYAPERTSRVGVFSAGAFGEPRDISESVIQAGAAASAASRIIKVYDVLAGIGGEPEPSYPDVSREPPRTFVAVCASCPTLGQAVDLEALSARMADVHSVCRVMPVRSACTEAGWNEIREGVSEFGPNRVLIGACMPYAYIPRLKELGRTIGLNPALMDVVDIYTPTFGLDLTDDTEAQARKVKAEKDIYAALATAVARLQGADPVPPSVMVDVARSALVVGGGLAGMTASMTIADQGYGVCLVESEEELGGLAMRLHTQLDGSDPRKFMEELIGQVQKHPNIKVFKDSRVVLSRGSAGRFRSAIASPQGVFPLEHGVTVLATGGHEAKVYESGLCVHKSVMTHLGLEEGLATGAIDAGALGSVVMIQCWRAPDDDRKYCSRVCCPEMLKNVLTLKQRNPDLPVYVFYRDIMAQGFLETYYTQARKVGAIFIRYDDESRPAVTFEEDGPVVTGRDPVLGAEVRFRPDMVSLSSGLEPNDVEELLEIFGVEVDGDGFYREADFKWRPVDFLKQGIYMCGVAHSPRRMDETIASAKAAGQRALRILNAERITRETVVAQVRHSLCSLCQACVTACPYGARSLDMDAGRIAVDELLCQGCGACAAVCPNSATILRGFHDGPMMAVIDAALEEPA